A genomic region of Notamacropus eugenii isolate mMacEug1 chromosome 3, mMacEug1.pri_v2, whole genome shotgun sequence contains the following coding sequences:
- the SKIDA1 gene encoding SKI/DACH domain-containing protein 1 isoform X1, giving the protein MGDLKSGFEEVDGVRLGYLIIKGKQMFALSQVFTDLLKNIPRTTVHKRMDHLKVKKHHCDLEELRKLKAINSVAFHAAKCTLISREDVEALYTSCKTERVLKTKRRKVSRALSTKELQPEHAAADPYPGFWKDNHQLWLGLNESAQALPISRQALRPGDAASLPAVDLPQIFSKSPGQRYPEIARSPCKPPLNYETAAVPGNYIAFHSDPPYFRSLLCSKHPAAAAAAAAAAAAAAAAYYQSSAALPQPKLAAGAAGNPVSLTYRYKRKRACEAGGKDCLLNPHASARRLLILPRSYKAKAAAAAAAAAAAAAAAGATCLERFHLVNGLCPPHHHHHHHHHHHHPRPQQQPPPPPQPPQPPAHHPPHLPHHQPPPPQPPPQPQPPPQQQQPHLGSFPESYSSDSESSSYSDHAANDSDFGSSLSSTSNSVSSEEEEEEEEGEEEEDDDEEEEDGSGLSDSSEVSSEEEDTSSDSDSSSGSSQVSVQSIRFRRTSFCKPPNMQAQANFLYHLATAATATKPAAFEEASKLPDLKSNVKAESPEDWSHQSWASKAPPVCCPGSLGSYFTEIRNDRLSEITFPHSEISNNFKRTDLTINCVAEGASSPSPKTNNAFPPPRVLREARKCVQATTTHCADNNTIPSRFLNNGSVAVAAANSEKGSKTPHCIEFATDLPPLQTDPEVDAAVAPAHPESAAAAKTETPCPDSGNKALPFLHNIKIKIEDNSANEEYEPDLVKHKLKCECNDTKGEFYSVTGSKEEDALLTAKEDFACTEKETTSLNPLTQSQGLSCTLGSPKPEDGEYKFGARVRKNYRTLVLGKRPVLQTPPVKPNLKSARSPRPTGKTETHEGTLDDFTVTNRRKRVASNVASAVKRPFNFMANFPCPPSLIIGNDGDLLPAYSLNTTKDSQPPHKAHPIWKWQLGGSAIPLPPSHKFRKFNS; this is encoded by the coding sequence ATGGGCGACTTGAAGTCGGGCTTTGAAGAGGTGGATGGCGTGAGGCTCGGGTACCTCATCATTAAAGGAAAGCAAATGTTTGCACTCTCCCAGGTTTTCACAGACTTGCTGAAAAACATCCCGAGGACTACAGTCCACAAGCGAATGGATCATCTGAAAGTGAAAAAGCATCACTGTGACCTGGAGGAGTTGAGGAAACTCAAGGCTATCAACAGCGTTGCCTTCCACGCGGCCAAATGCACTCTGATCTCCCGGGAAGACGTGGAAGCGCTCTATACTTCTTGCAAAACCGAACGAGTCCTCAAAACCAAGCGGAGGAAAGTCAGCAGGGCTTTGTCAACAAAGGAGCTCCAACCGGAACACGCCGCCGCCGACCCTTACCCCGGCTTTtggaaggacaaccaccaacttTGGCTGGGATTGAATGAATCGGCGCAGGCTCTGCCAATCAGCAGGCAGGCTCTGCGTCCCGGGGACGCCGCCTCGCTACCGGCCGTCGATCTACCTCAGATTTTTAGCAAATCCCCGGGTCAGCGCTACCCGGAAATCGCGCGATCGCCTTGCAAACCCCCCCTAAACTATGAAACTGCTGCAGTCCCCGGGAACTACATCGCCTTCCACTCGGATCCCCCGTACTTTCGGAGCCTGCTCTGCAGCAAGCacccggcggcggcggcggcggcggcagcagcagcggccgccgccgccgccgcctacTACCAGTCGTCCGCAGCCCTTCCGCAGCCCAAGCTGGCGGCCGGGGCGGCGGGGAACCCCGTGAGCTTGACTTACAGATACAAGCGGAAGCGAGCCTGCGAGGCGGGCGGCAAGGACTGCCTGCTGAACCCCCACGCCAGCGCCCGGCGCCTCCTCATCCTGCCCAGGTCCTACAAAGCcaaggcggcggcggcggcggcggcggcagctgcggcggcggcggcggcagggGCCACTTGTCTGGAGCGGTTCCACCTCGTCAACGGCCTCTGCccccctcaccaccaccaccaccaccatcaccaccaccaccaccctcggCCACAGCAACAGCCGCCGCCGCCCCCGCAGCCGCCGCAGCCGCCTGCCCACCACCCCCCGCACCTCCCCCATCaccagccgccgccgccgcagccgccgccgcagccgcagccgccgccgcagcagcagcagccacatcTGGGCAGCTTCCCCGAGAGTTACAGTAGCGACTCGGAATCTAGCTCGTACTCGGACCATGCAGCCAACGACTCGGATTTTGGCTCCAGTCTGTCCAGTACCAGCAACTCCGTGTCCTccgaagaggaggaagaagaggaggagggagaggaggaggaggacgacgacgaggaggaggaggacggcAGTGGCTTGTCCGACTCGAGCGAGGTCAGCTCTGAGGAGGAGGACACGTCTTCGGACTCGGATTCCAGCTCCGGCTCCAGCCAGGTCTCCGTGCAGAGCATCCGTTTCAGGCGTACCAGCTTTTGTAAACCCCCCAACATGCAGGCTCAGGCCAACTTCTTGTACCACCTGGCTACCGCCGCGACTGCAACCAAACCCGCTGCTTTCGAGGAGGCCAGCAAACTGCCTGACCTCAAAAGTAATGTCAAAGCAGAATCGCCAGAGGATTGGAGTCATCAGAGCTGGGCATCCAAAGCGCCTCCCGTGTGCTGCCCCGGCAGCCTGGGAAGTTATTTCACAGAGATAAGGAACGATAGGCTATCTGAGATCACATTCCCACACTCTGAAATTTCCAATAACTTCAAGAGAACTGACCTGACCATTAACTGCGTTGCAGAGGGGGCCTCTTCACCTAGCCCAAAGACAAACAATGCATTTCCACCACCAAGAGTACTCCGAGAGGCAAGGAAATGTGTGCAAGCTACTACTACTCACTGTGCAGATAACAATACAATACCTTCTAGGTTCTTGAATAATGGTTCTGTTGCTGTTGCAGCAGCAAATTCAGAAAAAGGTTCCAAAACCCCTCACTGTATTGAATTTGCCACGGATTTGCCCCCTTTACAAACTGATCCTGAGGTGGATGCTGCTGTCGCTCCTGCACACCcagaatcagcagcagcagctaaaACAGAAACTCCGTGCCCTGACTCAGGCAATAAAGCCTTGCCATTTCTGCACAATATTAAAATCAAAATAGAGGACAATAGTGCTAATGAAGAATATGAACCTGACCTTGTTAAGCATAAGCTAAAGTGTGAGTGCAATGATACAAAGGGTGAGTTTTACAGTGTGACTGGAAGTAAAGAGGAGGACGCTTTGTTAACAGCAAAGGAAGATTTTGCATGCACTGAAAAAGAAACCACTTCCTTAAATCCACTGACTCAGAGTCAGGGCCTTTCATGCACTTTAGGTTCTCCAAAACCTGAGGATGGGGAGTATAAATTTGGTGCAAGGGTGAGAAAAAATTACAGGACACTGGTGCTGGGAAAGCGACCTGTACTGCAGACTCCTCCAGTCAAACCAAATTTGAAATCAGCTAGAAGCCCTCGTCCTACAGGTAAAACTGAGACACATGAAGGAACACTGGATGATTTTACAGTTACCAATAGACGAAAAAGGGTAGCCAGCAATGTAGCATCAGCAGTGAAAAGGCCATTTAATTTCATGGCAAATTTTCCCTGTCCACCATCACTAATTATTGGGAATGATGGGGATTTGTTGCCGGCTTATTCCTTAAACACCACTAAGGATTCCCAACCTCCTCACAAGGCCCATCCTATATGGAAATGGCAGCTGGGCGGTTCTGCAATACCTCTTCCACCTAGTCACAAATTCAGGAAATTtaattcataa
- the SKIDA1 gene encoding SKI/DACH domain-containing protein 1 isoform X2, protein MGDLKSGFEEVDGVRLGYLIIKGKQMFALSQVFTDLLKNIPRTTVHKRMDHLKVKKHHCDLEELRKLKAINSVAFHAAKCTLISREDVEALYTSCKTERVLKTKRRKVSRALSTKELQPEHAAADPYPGFWKDNHQLWLGLNESAQALPISRQALRPGDAASLPAVDLPQIFSKSPGQRYPEIARSPCKPPLNYETAAVPGNYIAFHSDPPYFRSLLCSKHPAAAAAAAAAAAAAAAAYYQSSAALPQPKLAAGAAGNPVSLTYRYKRKRACEAGGKDCLLNPHASARRLLILPRSYKAKAAAAAAAAAAAAAAAGATCLERFHLVNGLCPPHHHHHHHHHHHHPRPQQQPPPPPQPPQPPAHHPPHLPHHQPPPPQPPPQPQPPPQQQQPHLGSFPESYSSDSESSSYSDHAANDSDFGSSLSSTSNSVSSEEEEEEEEGEEEEDDDEEEEDGSGLSDSSEVSSEEEDTSSDSDSSSGSSQVSVQSIRFRRTSFCKPPNMQAQANFLYHLATAATATKPAAFEEASKLPDLKSNVKAESPEDWSHQSWASKAPPVCCPGSLGSYFTEIRNDRLSEITFPHSEISNNFKRTDLTINCVAEGASSPSPKTNNAFPPPRVLREARKCVQATTTHCADNNTIPSRFLNNGSVAVAAANSEKGSKTPHCIEFATDLPPLQTDPEVDAAVAPAHPESAAAAKTETPCPDSGNKALPFLHNIKIKIEDNSANEEYEPDLVKHKLKCECNDTKGEFYSVTGSKEEDALLTAKEDFACTEKETTSLNPLTQSQGLSCTLGSPKPEDGEYKFGARVRKNYRTLVLGKRPVLQTPPVKPNLKSARSPRPTGKGAKSHQPASVFGHLSMRSK, encoded by the coding sequence ATGGGCGACTTGAAGTCGGGCTTTGAAGAGGTGGATGGCGTGAGGCTCGGGTACCTCATCATTAAAGGAAAGCAAATGTTTGCACTCTCCCAGGTTTTCACAGACTTGCTGAAAAACATCCCGAGGACTACAGTCCACAAGCGAATGGATCATCTGAAAGTGAAAAAGCATCACTGTGACCTGGAGGAGTTGAGGAAACTCAAGGCTATCAACAGCGTTGCCTTCCACGCGGCCAAATGCACTCTGATCTCCCGGGAAGACGTGGAAGCGCTCTATACTTCTTGCAAAACCGAACGAGTCCTCAAAACCAAGCGGAGGAAAGTCAGCAGGGCTTTGTCAACAAAGGAGCTCCAACCGGAACACGCCGCCGCCGACCCTTACCCCGGCTTTtggaaggacaaccaccaacttTGGCTGGGATTGAATGAATCGGCGCAGGCTCTGCCAATCAGCAGGCAGGCTCTGCGTCCCGGGGACGCCGCCTCGCTACCGGCCGTCGATCTACCTCAGATTTTTAGCAAATCCCCGGGTCAGCGCTACCCGGAAATCGCGCGATCGCCTTGCAAACCCCCCCTAAACTATGAAACTGCTGCAGTCCCCGGGAACTACATCGCCTTCCACTCGGATCCCCCGTACTTTCGGAGCCTGCTCTGCAGCAAGCacccggcggcggcggcggcggcggcagcagcagcggccgccgccgccgccgcctacTACCAGTCGTCCGCAGCCCTTCCGCAGCCCAAGCTGGCGGCCGGGGCGGCGGGGAACCCCGTGAGCTTGACTTACAGATACAAGCGGAAGCGAGCCTGCGAGGCGGGCGGCAAGGACTGCCTGCTGAACCCCCACGCCAGCGCCCGGCGCCTCCTCATCCTGCCCAGGTCCTACAAAGCcaaggcggcggcggcggcggcggcggcagctgcggcggcggcggcggcagggGCCACTTGTCTGGAGCGGTTCCACCTCGTCAACGGCCTCTGCccccctcaccaccaccaccaccaccatcaccaccaccaccaccctcggCCACAGCAACAGCCGCCGCCGCCCCCGCAGCCGCCGCAGCCGCCTGCCCACCACCCCCCGCACCTCCCCCATCaccagccgccgccgccgcagccgccgccgcagccgcagccgccgccgcagcagcagcagccacatcTGGGCAGCTTCCCCGAGAGTTACAGTAGCGACTCGGAATCTAGCTCGTACTCGGACCATGCAGCCAACGACTCGGATTTTGGCTCCAGTCTGTCCAGTACCAGCAACTCCGTGTCCTccgaagaggaggaagaagaggaggagggagaggaggaggaggacgacgacgaggaggaggaggacggcAGTGGCTTGTCCGACTCGAGCGAGGTCAGCTCTGAGGAGGAGGACACGTCTTCGGACTCGGATTCCAGCTCCGGCTCCAGCCAGGTCTCCGTGCAGAGCATCCGTTTCAGGCGTACCAGCTTTTGTAAACCCCCCAACATGCAGGCTCAGGCCAACTTCTTGTACCACCTGGCTACCGCCGCGACTGCAACCAAACCCGCTGCTTTCGAGGAGGCCAGCAAACTGCCTGACCTCAAAAGTAATGTCAAAGCAGAATCGCCAGAGGATTGGAGTCATCAGAGCTGGGCATCCAAAGCGCCTCCCGTGTGCTGCCCCGGCAGCCTGGGAAGTTATTTCACAGAGATAAGGAACGATAGGCTATCTGAGATCACATTCCCACACTCTGAAATTTCCAATAACTTCAAGAGAACTGACCTGACCATTAACTGCGTTGCAGAGGGGGCCTCTTCACCTAGCCCAAAGACAAACAATGCATTTCCACCACCAAGAGTACTCCGAGAGGCAAGGAAATGTGTGCAAGCTACTACTACTCACTGTGCAGATAACAATACAATACCTTCTAGGTTCTTGAATAATGGTTCTGTTGCTGTTGCAGCAGCAAATTCAGAAAAAGGTTCCAAAACCCCTCACTGTATTGAATTTGCCACGGATTTGCCCCCTTTACAAACTGATCCTGAGGTGGATGCTGCTGTCGCTCCTGCACACCcagaatcagcagcagcagctaaaACAGAAACTCCGTGCCCTGACTCAGGCAATAAAGCCTTGCCATTTCTGCACAATATTAAAATCAAAATAGAGGACAATAGTGCTAATGAAGAATATGAACCTGACCTTGTTAAGCATAAGCTAAAGTGTGAGTGCAATGATACAAAGGGTGAGTTTTACAGTGTGACTGGAAGTAAAGAGGAGGACGCTTTGTTAACAGCAAAGGAAGATTTTGCATGCACTGAAAAAGAAACCACTTCCTTAAATCCACTGACTCAGAGTCAGGGCCTTTCATGCACTTTAGGTTCTCCAAAACCTGAGGATGGGGAGTATAAATTTGGTGCAAGGGTGAGAAAAAATTACAGGACACTGGTGCTGGGAAAGCGACCTGTACTGCAGACTCCTCCAGTCAAACCAAATTTGAAATCAGCTAGAAGCCCTCGTCCTACAG